A stretch of Apostichopus japonicus isolate 1M-3 chromosome 9, ASM3797524v1, whole genome shotgun sequence DNA encodes these proteins:
- the LOC139974505 gene encoding BAG family molecular chaperone regulator 2-like, producing the protein MANNHLSLMPVEDLTRDRIQETLDSLENGVDKMRELARVVKEDREAILNSLGSLLNSPILKDTKGAEREEIELRLDHLVKRCLGVEIEVQIIRNQSQQLAMERVTEILESLVDSAHSDLRRTKTVAQRYLNSCLTEPKGPTDEGFQATLLECAADDQKEIRKKLQILLDKMEAMSGILSSFDPKLA; encoded by the exons ATGGCTAACAATCACCTTAGTTTAATGCCAGTGGAGGATTTGACACGTGATAGGATACAAGAAACATTGGATTCCTTAGAGAATGGTGTGGACAAGATGAGGGAATTGGCAAGAGTAGTGAAAGAGGATAGGGAGGCAATCCTTAACTCCCTGGGCTCACTTTTGAACAGTCCTATATTGAAAGACACAAAAGgag CCGAAAGAGAAGAGATTGAATTAAGATTAGACCATCTCGTTAAGCGGTGTCTTGGAGTTGAAATTGAAGTCCAAATCATTCGTAACCAAAGTCAGCAACTTGCAATGGAAAGAGTCACAGAAATTCTCGAGTCGTTGGTAGATTCAGCCCATAGTGATTTGAGAAGAACTAAAACCGTTGCTCAGAG ATATTTAAACAGCTGTCTTACAGAACCAAAGGGCCCAACCGATGAAGGCTTCCAAGCCACTCTCTTGGAATGTGCAGCCGATGACCAAAAGGAAATTCGGAAAAAGTTGCAGATACTTTTAGACAAAATGGAGGCCATGAGTGGTATACTATCATCATTTGATCCAAAGTTAGCTTGA